In the genome of Lathyrus oleraceus cultivar Zhongwan6 chromosome 4, CAAS_Psat_ZW6_1.0, whole genome shotgun sequence, the window tatttcaaagagaaaatgctcagtatcacgaatctggcctcaattttctccaattccaagtatataaaaagatacagggatttgaattttgaggatcatgaactgagttacttcgatttgacctcaaagcaactcaatcttgttgcctatattggtaggacttcagccaaccaaaaatcacaaagaatggaGAAGAATTCAGAcagaattgaagagatgaaatttctgaaaaatcaccttcgagttgattcaaattcacttgatcttgatcttgatttgcttgctttatcttcctcttgtttgcagaaaccaattgagatgaaaagggaagtgaaatgttggagtttgaacttccaaacagaagatgaagttcaagctcgatttcaaaagaaACCTTCAAAAATTCTATGCAATAGAGGGTATGGATTGGTCTGGCAGAGCTTAGGCAAGGTATTCACGGAGTTCTGATCACAGTGTTTCtttatttatagccaatgcatgtgttgtttacacacttccattcaaaagttcaaaaatagcaagtttcttcatgatCTAGCATGGGCGTGCAAAAAGCCCAAACAATCATTTGCAAAGGTCCAAAATTGtgcataggtcatgctgaaagtgttgcattaagccatgcattgttgaattgaattggatcatgaaattcttccaaatggtacctcGCATTGCACCCATACGtaagtccttcaattttgatctAAATGGGAttatcttggactttttggaaaggtgagatcaaggggaacaactttcatgttgaacacgtttccatttgaatcttggatcatgaagaattttaaggtggaagtttggaaaatcaaacatgtttgaaacttttctaagtacCAAGGCAAATGTCCACTTCTTCCaacttgaataactttttctatggaattcaaatggaaaacattcattcataaaagttgtagctctttcaaacctattcaatttggttacaaatttgacctcaGTTGGTTTTGGCATGAATGTGTTATGTgttttagaagttgaggaaaatcacttgttcaatggttttggcccaaaatgacctataatgttttctcttggtacatgaattttcaagttgaatttgaaattcctccatacataaaagtttaagtatacatcttgaatttgatcatggaatttgaatgaccttcatatcataacaattgagcaagttatggtcttgggaagttgatctccaaacaagggttcagacaaaatgacctataatctttcaccataaaaaatgactttctaagaaAAATTATTGGTTTAATTAAACAAAAAAAAGGTGTTgggaatgtcattttgagtaacgtttctcttggaataattttcatatgacaaaattgtaggagatagggtatagggaatcccagttttgaccaattgactttctctgatcaaccaccatgaactaccttgctagcttgatattctcttgacttttgggactcatgaaggatcatatatgcataagatgatataatatgaagtatcccttgaaatatttgatcaaatgttaaagaaacttgttgaagaagtcacacaagacacatagatgaattagggattccaaggcaaacaagcttcaaactcttgatgatttcttgatcaaaatgatatgtgaagatcatggggatccatatatgacaCCTAGAGACAAtttgaaccatttcttgattgaactccttgcattgagggtctcaaaccctagatgtgagcttgatggGGCATAtgtgagcacacacactacctacaaaagcaagaaactatacattgacatatttttggtatttgggttagtaaataatgaaaaataaagtatgatacaatcaaaagtgtgcttggtgatctctcataatgtaaacccaatgaatgagtGGTAAAGAGGATGACAATGTGTGATCCCAATatcaatgcatatgatgagatagcatgagggatcttagggtcaaaattggggtcttacaattagGAGTAAAGTTATACTTGTTGGATTTTTCTATTTCCCCTGTCTGGTTTTCAGCGggtttatttattattttgtggagaattttctgttttttttctttctcctGCGATAGcttttttatattttatataacAAAGTCGAGgtgaaatatatatatatatatatatatatatatatatatatatatatatatatatatatatatatatatatatatatatatatatatatatatatccattATATTGTTTAcataaaatattaataaattaacTTGTTTACAAACtacattgtttacacaaaatattacattgtttacacataaTATTAAAGTAAAAATGTTGTTCTTCATCGTCATCGCTGTCGGTGAAAAACAAATGTTGGATATCTTGGTGAAAAGTAAATGTTGGGGATTCTCGTTTGATTGATCTTGAGAAAGATTAAATGTTGAATTCAATATATTCTCTATGACTTTTGCATTCTTTTGTTtctgatataaaacaaaaaaaatattagataaataaaataaatattcagttATATGATTATTAAGAATACAAACCTTTTTGAACCCAAATAATTTTATCCTATTGCAATCCATCACTTAAATCTTTGGAAAAGTAAATACACTCTCGCCAACCACatattaaataaacataaatttTTCTACTCTTGCAATCTATCATATTGATACTTTTACTTTGTAAAATCTATCATAACAATGTTTGGGTTTTTTGTGGATTCACTACTATCAAATTTTAATATTCATAATGCTTTTATAATGAAGGTTTTAGATTTCACGAGGATCGCTAATGGTTGTGTCTTGAGCCTTGATACTTATTAAATGATCGACAAATATTTGTGTAAGGATGATGAAGAAATTGAATAAATACACTTATATTTTATCTCGGTTAGTAATGGAGAATATATATAAGTTCATAAGGTATATATTCTTTGGGTTATTGCTACATAAGTTCAGAATATACATTATACATATATTGTTTAGTTATGTTATGTTTAGATCTCATAACATTATAAATATgttatttatatataatatataatttgATTCTTTTTAATTTGATACCGAATTAGCAATGGAGAATATGTATTGTTGATTTTGTTTTATAACATGTAGTTTATTATTTATGTTGAAGAATTCGATTATATCGATCTTATGGAACCAATCTTATGTATGTTTACATGTAAATGATTCATTACAATCACCATTTTTATTAAAGTGATTATTCACTTCACAATGACGACTCGTACGATAGAAACACATAAACATAAAAGTAATGGTTTTAAGATAGAGGAAAATATTAATTCCTTTACATGCATAATAAAAAGTTATGCCAATCTATTAGATTAAGTTGTTTATACTAATCAGTACTCTTCTATTATGTAAGGTTTTTATAAAAGCAAAAAATACTATGTAAGGTTGATTGATCAGGTTAGATCAACCTATTGGAGGAGGTACATTCAAATGAAGTACTTTTATTGAACTCTTTGTTCATTAGTTAGTTCTAATCACTATTATACACTAGAATGCACAAGGTAAATTTTTTTTCACCACTTACATAAACGTGTATGGTAGAAATAAAGGCAAACAGCAACTCAATATTTATCATTATTATCTGTAATTGATCTCTTTGTACTAACATGCATATTTCTTTTTACTTCTTTtgccatatatatatatatatatatatatatatatatatatatatatatatatatatatatatatatatatatatatatatatatatatatatatatatatatatatatatatatatatatatatatagtttaaACTTTATCCAACTTATTGTTAAAGAAAATTCATGTGATCCAAGAAAATTTTACTTTTTACCCTTATTATTATTCCTATATCCTAGTATtcattaaaatattttaatttcaTCCTTTTTATTCattaattaaaatttttaattttttttaaccTTTATATTAGTCTATCGGAACATTTAGCAAAAAAATTTCGACAATCAAGTTTTAAATTTTTAATATATCAGAACATTTAATAAAAAAATTCCAGTAGacaaatttttaatttttaatgtacCAGATTATTTGGTAAAAGAGttccaataataattatttttattgTATCAAATAACTTAAATAAAATGTTCCAGTAATTTTTAAAATGCTAACTGGACAACTACTTAATTAAAGTGTTTCGTTAGTTTTCAAACTACTCATGGAGCACCTTAATTAAAGTGTTTCcctgttttttttttctttttaaaattatAGATTTTAGACAACAATTTGAAACAGTGGTTGAAAGTGGTGTGATTAAAATTTTGTGCAACGATTTTATTGTGTTGTCGGATGACTTAAAATGGTGTAATTTCAGACTCGTAATGTTTTATGTGTGCCGGGTGACTTAATTAAAGGAGTCCGGTTAAATTTGTTACTTTAGACGACGGTTTAAAAGTGTTCATAAAAGATTTTAGAACCGTTAATCATATTAGACCTCAATTTTCTTGTGTTGcattaaatcattttattttaaatttttcGAATAACTTATCAAAAATTATCTGGAAtgtaatatttttttttcaaacatAAATTATTTATTTAAGAGCATTTTAGTCTAATTATATGTATTGTAGCTGTATGGGGAATAATTATTGGGATATGTGGTAAACTTTTCTGAGAGTTAATGTCACAATAATAAGTGATGGCATAAATTTAgaaataattgaaaataaaatTACCATATATCTCAAGATTACCATATATCTCAAAGAAAAAAAAGCGATGGTCAAATCCATACACATTAAAATTAGAATCAAAGTGTAATCATGACTTTTTAAAGACTAAAAGAAGTCAACAAAATATATATATGAATCTTGCAAAAAGAGTAAAAATGCTTGGTTTCTTACGAGTCTAAATATATACACATTCGTTTACCTAATATATTTGGAAAACATAAATAAGTCTGTCTAAATACACTAGTTACTTTTATAATAAATACACATCCCAATACCAAATTAAGTTTAAGACTACTCAATTCACTTTTTTTATAAGCCTATTAAATTCACTTAATATGGTAAAAAaggttttaattttttttttaaatttttacTCAAGTCAAGTCAACAAAGAAATCTTCCAAAAAAAAGATTGAAAGAGTAGAAAAGTAAATGActaaatacattatatttttatttcccaAATAATATCATTACATAAAAAAATATTCTATACACATTAAAGATAGCAAGAATTTAAGGTATTTTGAAACTTAACCcattatattatttattttaaaaagaGCATCCTTACATAACAATAATAAAATTGTTTGGAGTTCAACAACAAACCTCCATTAATAATGTAGGAAAAGATCAAGAAGATGAAAAATAGTTGcgagagagaaatgaaattttGTAATTAACTTTTGAAGCTTTCTAAAATGCAAGATTCTATTACAAATGCACATAACATTTGGGTTTTATACATTCACCAAAATGAATGTCCAATTAAATGCAAACTCAAATGTAAATGAAATGCAAATAAATCACTTGAATTTGAATTACATTATAACACCATCTCTTAATTCACATTCAAGTTAAAATCAACAACACCAATTATATCCCTCAAATTGATGAAGTGTTTAATTTTGACAACCTTATCAACAAATTTGCGAGTTTCTTATAAGTGCTGACATGAACAACCTCAAGTATTCAATTTTGAACCTAATTACGTAGAAAAAGGTACTTCATATCAACATTCTTTCTTCTTCCATGCAACACTGGATTCTTAATAAGACTTTATGACATATTTGTTGTCAATTATATATCTGACTAGTTTACTCACCTAGAAAGTCAGTTCCTACAACAAATTCATCACCCAAACAACCTGGAAAATTGACAAAGCACCAACTATGTATTCAGTTTCACAGGTTGACAATGCAACcactggttgcttcttggaacaccatGAAATAGGGGCTCCCAGATACATGaacatgtatcatgtaatgttTCTACTGTCTACTTTGTCATCGCACCAGTCAGAGTCTGAGTAGCATACTAGCTCAATATCATCTAATACACCAGATCGAAAAAAATTTCATGCCTTAGAGTTCCTTTTACATACCTCAGAACCCTGACTACAACTTCGTAATGTGACCACTTTGGTttactcataaacctactcacCATTCCAACTGTATAGCATATGGAAGGTCTTGTGTTACACATATATCTCAAACAACGTACCAACTATTTGAAGATTATGGCATCTACATCCTCACTATCATCATAAGAGGTCAACTTATGATTTGTCTCAACAGGTGTGATTGTTGACTTTAAATTCATCAGTTCAAATATCTTCAGCAACCCAAGTTTATACTTCAGCCGGTGCACAATAACTCCCTTCTCATAATGCAAAATCTCTATCCCTAGAAAATATACCATGTTTTCAGGGTGAGTTATATCAAATGCATTTGTCAGCGCCTTCTTGAACTTGTTTATCTCAGAAGTACAACTCCCTGTCAGAAGTATCTCATCCACATAAAGACATGCCATAATCACATTGCCTTTAGAAGTATGTTACACATACACACCATATTCCATTTCACATTTCTAAAACCCCGTatgcttgaaaaatgaatcaatcttcaaattccaagctcttggagcttgtttcatACCTACAAGGCTTTACGCAGCTTGTACACCATCCCTTCTTTGTTCTCTTTCACAAAGCCAGGAGTTTGTAACACATAAACTTCTTCTTGCAATGGACCATTTATAAAAGCTGACTTTACATCAATGTATCAGAGGTCGATTGCTATTTGCATCTATATCAATAACCAACCTTATGGTTTCATATCTAGCTACAATTGCAAACACTTCAAAGTAGTATAAATCATACTTTTGTAGGAACCCTCTAGCTACTAATCTGTCTTTATACTTAGCAATTGAACTATTTGGCTTCAACTTTATAGTGAAAATCCATCTCATGCTGATGGTTTCCTTGTTTTGAGATAGAACAATCAATTCCCATGTCTTCTTTCTTTCAATGGCCTCAAACTCTTCCTTCATGGAATTCACCCACACCATCTTCTTGAGAGCCTCATTGATGCTGGCAGGTTCAGAGTCCACCATCATGGAACTCTATATGACTTCTATAACACCATAAACcccaaaacttatataaaaataattactCGGCAATTTTAGGTGTCACCAACGATCATCATCCAAAACTCATCAAAGAATGTGACAACAAGCAACgtaaaatcataatataacaaCTTCAAATTAAACTTCACCAATAAAATACTAAACTTCAAATCATCAAATTCAACATTAAATCAAGACATAATAAACTCCTTGTTCCCGATGTTACAAGATCAAAGCACTAAAACCACTAATTTGCGATAAACCATAAATTAAACGAAGAATAACTATAACAAGCCACCTTCCATACACAACAATAACTTTACTCCTGAGTATCTCCCAAATGTCCATGGCGGACAACATTAAACAAATGGGTGAGATATAAACTTTGATATAAATAGTGTAAAGAATGTAAAGGTAGAGACACACACAACATATCATACATTCAATACACAACCAACATCACCATAATCTCTCACGCCCATTCAAAATATTATGCAAATATAAGTAATGTGACTCATGACACAACGTGGcattatgcatgtggtaccaactcaacatTTTTCTCTCTGGAACCGGGTCCCTCCTTCTGAACCCATGACCCCCCCTTCTGAGCTCCAAACCTCCTTTCTAAGCTTAACACAAGCCACTAGACCCTTTTCTAAATTAGATAACACGCCTCTTTCAACAACATGACACAACAATGTGTATCCATACAAATAAATGCAACAATAATAACAATGCTTACGATCCCCTTTCTGACCATAATAAACATACATTGACACACAATAGTAGTCCCCCCTTCTGAATTACTATCCACCAATAATTACAATAGTGTGCAATAACAATacataattaatcacagtatAATCAGACATTTCAATAACAAAATAGTCATATTCACCTCATATAACACCAACATGTAAGTAAATCAATTATCATTCAACAACGATAATTCTTCCATAATCAATTAAGTTCATAATAATTAATTAACAACTTCAACATAGCCAAACAATCACTAATCATTGACCAAAA includes:
- the LOC127136993 gene encoding uncharacterized mitochondrial protein AtMg00820-like, with the protein product MVDSEPASINEALKKMVWVNSMKEEFEAIERKKTWELIVLSQNKETISMRWIFTIKLKPNSSIAKYKDRLVARGFLQKYDLYYFEVFAIVARYETIRLVIDIDANSNRPLIH